In Coriobacteriia bacterium, one DNA window encodes the following:
- the folE gene encoding GTP cyclohydrolase I FolE, whose amino-acid sequence MDTERIAQGVRLILEGIGEDPDREGLARTPERVASMFEEVFAGLTQDPAEHFCVTFDEGHREMVLVRDIPLYSFCEHHLVPFMGRAHVAYIPGPEGRICGLSKLARVVDVFARRPQVQERMTAQIADTIVENLGPSGVMVVIEAEHLCMSMRGVQKPGAITTTSAVRGLFERNAATRAEAMSLIKGR is encoded by the coding sequence ATGGACACTGAGAGGATCGCGCAAGGGGTCCGCCTCATCCTGGAGGGCATCGGAGAGGACCCGGACCGCGAAGGGCTCGCGCGAACGCCGGAGCGGGTCGCCTCGATGTTCGAGGAGGTCTTCGCCGGCTTGACGCAGGACCCGGCGGAGCACTTCTGCGTCACCTTCGACGAAGGCCATCGCGAGATGGTCCTCGTGCGCGACATCCCGCTCTACTCGTTCTGCGAGCACCACCTCGTCCCCTTCATGGGCCGCGCGCATGTCGCCTACATCCCGGGGCCGGAGGGGCGCATCTGCGGTCTGTCGAAACTCGCTAGAGTCGTCGACGTCTTCGCACGCAGGCCGCAGGTCCAGGAACGCATGACCGCGCAGATCGCCGACACCATCGTGGAGAACCTGGGACCTTCCGGAGTGATGGTGGTCATCGAGGCCGAGCACCTCTGCATGTCGATGCGGGGGGTCCAGAAGCCTGGAGCGATCACCACCACGTCCGCCGTCCGCGGCCTGTTCGAGCGCAACGCGGCGACGCGCGCCGAGGCGATGTCGCTCATCAAGGGCCGATAG
- the ftsH gene encoding ATP-dependent zinc metalloprotease FtsH: MNKNLRTVLLYLLLLSGLLFFIATSMTTTGDRVDLTTSTFTSALKEDRVLKVEVKVKDKEIVGDYYPTAAAKEAAKPKAFRSFYMGEDSFLELLRQHPPVEGYTINPQNTGWWVGLLSSLLPIVLLIFVMFFFLQQFQGGNSRIMSFGKAKAKRITRDQPRITFKDVAGADEAVEELREIKEFLANPGKFQALGAKIPKGVLLVGPPGTGKTLLARAVAGEAAVPFFTISGSDFVEMFVGVGASRVRDLFEQAKAAAPCIVFMDEIDAVGRHRGAGLGGGHDEREQTLNQLLVEMDGFDIKDNVILIAATNRPDILDPALLRPGRFDRQIVVDSPDLRGRVGILKIHARGKPLSPDVDLEVLARRTPGFTGADLANLVNEAALLSARHGKKEVDMIELEEAIERVLAGPERKTRIISDKEKRVIAYHESGHALVGHVLPNTDPIHKISIVARGQALGFTLALPTEDKFLVTKGEMVDNLAMFLGGRVAEEVSIGDITTGASNDIERATKLARQMVTRYGMSDKLGPMTLGDAQHEVFLGRDFGATPDYSQEIAFEIDKEVRRLIDDAFERAHAIISTRRAQLDLMAQVLVERETVDKEELTALLEDRWDEFLVKERAAQESAEAQKPKRVRRRKAVEGDGSPTAVVPEV; the protein is encoded by the coding sequence GTGAACAAGAACCTTCGCACAGTCCTGCTCTACCTGCTCCTGCTCTCGGGGCTCCTGTTCTTCATCGCCACGAGCATGACGACGACGGGCGACCGGGTCGACCTGACCACGAGCACGTTCACATCCGCGCTCAAGGAAGACCGGGTGCTCAAGGTCGAGGTGAAGGTCAAGGACAAGGAGATCGTCGGAGACTACTACCCGACGGCGGCCGCCAAGGAGGCCGCGAAGCCGAAGGCGTTCCGCAGCTTCTACATGGGAGAAGACTCGTTCCTCGAGTTGCTGCGGCAGCATCCGCCGGTCGAGGGATACACCATCAATCCCCAGAACACCGGCTGGTGGGTAGGGCTCCTCTCGAGCCTGCTCCCGATCGTCCTCCTCATCTTCGTGATGTTCTTCTTCCTCCAGCAGTTCCAGGGCGGCAACAGCCGGATAATGTCGTTCGGCAAGGCGAAGGCGAAGCGCATCACGCGGGACCAGCCGCGGATAACGTTCAAGGACGTCGCGGGCGCCGACGAGGCCGTCGAGGAGCTGCGCGAGATCAAGGAGTTCCTCGCCAACCCAGGCAAGTTCCAGGCGCTCGGCGCGAAGATCCCCAAGGGCGTCCTGCTCGTGGGCCCCCCGGGCACGGGCAAGACGCTGCTCGCCCGCGCGGTCGCGGGTGAGGCGGCCGTCCCGTTCTTCACCATCTCGGGCTCCGATTTCGTCGAGATGTTCGTCGGCGTCGGCGCGAGCCGCGTCCGCGACCTGTTCGAGCAGGCGAAGGCCGCCGCGCCCTGCATCGTCTTCATGGACGAGATCGACGCTGTCGGACGCCATCGCGGCGCCGGTCTCGGCGGAGGTCACGACGAGCGCGAGCAGACGCTCAACCAGCTCCTCGTGGAGATGGACGGCTTCGACATCAAGGACAACGTCATCCTCATCGCGGCGACGAACCGGCCCGACATCCTCGACCCGGCGCTGCTGCGCCCGGGCCGTTTCGACCGGCAGATCGTCGTCGACTCGCCCGACCTGCGCGGGCGGGTGGGCATCCTCAAGATCCACGCGCGCGGCAAGCCTCTGTCCCCGGACGTCGACCTCGAGGTGCTCGCGCGGCGCACGCCGGGCTTCACCGGCGCCGACCTCGCGAACCTCGTGAACGAGGCGGCCCTTCTCTCCGCGCGGCACGGCAAGAAAGAGGTCGACATGATCGAGCTCGAGGAGGCCATCGAGCGCGTGCTCGCCGGTCCCGAGCGCAAGACGAGGATCATCTCGGACAAGGAGAAGCGCGTCATCGCCTACCACGAGTCCGGCCACGCGCTCGTCGGTCACGTGCTGCCGAACACCGATCCGATCCACAAGATCAGCATCGTCGCCCGCGGGCAGGCCCTCGGGTTCACGCTCGCGCTCCCGACCGAGGACAAGTTCCTAGTCACCAAGGGCGAGATGGTCGACAACCTCGCCATGTTCCTCGGCGGCCGCGTCGCGGAGGAGGTCTCCATCGGCGACATCACGACGGGCGCGAGCAACGACATCGAGCGCGCGACGAAGCTCGCGAGGCAGATGGTCACGCGCTACGGGATGTCCGACAAGCTCGGCCCGATGACGCTGGGCGACGCGCAGCACGAGGTCTTCCTCGGTCGCGATTTCGGGGCGACGCCGGACTACTCCCAGGAGATCGCGTTCGAGATCGACAAGGAGGTCCGGCGCCTCATCGACGACGCCTTCGAGCGCGCGCACGCCATCATCTCGACGCGGCGGGCGCAACTCGACCTCATGGCGCAGGTGCTCGTCGAGCGGGAGACCGTCGACAAGGAGGAGCTCACCGCGCTCCTCGAGGACCGCTGGGACGAGTTCTTGGTCAAGGAGCGCGCCGCCCAGGAGTCCGCGGAGGCGCAGAAGCCGAAGCGCGTGCGGCGTCGCAAGGCCGTCGAAGGCGACGGCTCGCCGACCGCGGTGGTGCCGGAGGTCTGA
- the hpt gene encoding hypoxanthine phosphoribosyltransferase encodes MHPDVQEIVLTEECIARRVHELGEEIGRDYGDEPVLLVAVLRGAALFLADLARAIPSQVEIDFMAVSSYGSTTKSSGVVRILKDLDEDIDDRHVLVVEDILDTGLTLKYLLKNLASRKPRSLEVVTLLSKEGKQRVPIDCRYIGFRIPDEFVVGYGLDYAEHYRNLPYIGVLKPEVYTS; translated from the coding sequence ATGCATCCTGACGTTCAGGAGATCGTCCTCACCGAGGAGTGCATCGCACGGCGGGTGCACGAGCTCGGAGAAGAGATCGGCCGCGACTACGGCGACGAGCCGGTACTGCTCGTCGCGGTCCTGCGCGGCGCCGCGCTGTTCCTCGCCGACCTCGCCCGCGCGATCCCGTCCCAGGTGGAGATCGACTTCATGGCCGTCTCCAGCTATGGCTCGACCACGAAGTCGTCGGGCGTCGTGCGCATCCTCAAGGACCTCGACGAGGACATCGACGATCGCCACGTGCTCGTCGTCGAGGACATCCTCGACACGGGCCTGACGCTGAAGTACCTGCTCAAGAACCTCGCGTCCCGCAAGCCCCGCTCGCTCGAGGTAGTCACGCTGCTCTCGAAGGAAGGCAAGCAGAGGGTGCCCATCGACTGCCGCTACATCGGATTCCGCATCCCCGACGAGTTCGTCGTGGGCTACGGGCTTGACTACGCGGAGCATTACCGTAACCTGCCCTACATCGGTGTCCTCAAGCCGGAGGTATATACCTCCTAG